A genomic stretch from Clavelina lepadiformis chromosome 5, kaClaLepa1.1, whole genome shotgun sequence includes:
- the LOC143459309 gene encoding beta-1,4-galactosyltransferase 2-like — translation MIFTQQATMKKYKSTLYMVMSFYSFCMLIRFLYYLRLEENVSVGEKNYRSLFEKGYLKLLFDLSKLRNCPGDLTHLSGPISVRLNRNPHLLRKTERENHFVRKGGYYKPPWCKPLIKVAIVIPYRNRATHLLYFLQYMHPALQRQELEYRIYIINQVGDKFNRAKLFNVGYMETLVDLNYDCYIFHDVDLILEHNHLLYGCSPENPRHLSVAIDKHDYQLLYPELFGGVTSFSSNTFKKLNGYSNSYWGWGGEDDDMYNRINKTGLKIERESTSIARYRMIPHDSDPWNEPNPRRHKLLNSSIERMHEDGLSNLQYIIISRIEKKLYTNVTVNLMAPNIRYKIDDYNETTAGLNLNQSEPLGQDSGKSNTGDQVERILLKGAA, via the exons ATGATCTTCACGCAGCAAGCAACGATGAAGAAGTACAAAAGTACGCTTTATATGGTTATGAGCTTCTACAGTTTCTGTATGCTAATAAGATTTCTGTATTATTTACGTTTGGAG GAAAACGTCTCTGTTGGTGAAAAGAATTACAGGTCTTTGTTCGAAAAAGGTTACCTTAAGCTGCTCTTTGATTTGTCGAAACTCCGAAACTGCCCTGGCGACCTAACGCATTTGAGT GGACCCATTTCTGTGCGGCTCAACAGAAACCCCCACCTACTTCGAAAAACTGAAAGGGAAAATCATTTTGTGAGAAAAGGAGGTTACTATAAACCACCTTGGTGCAAACCACTTATAAAG GTGGCGATTGTTATTCCGTACCGAAATCGGGCCACGCATCTTTTATACTTTCTTCAGTACATGCATCCCGCTTTGCAGAGGCAGGAGCTGGAATACCGGATTTACATTATTAATCAG GTGGGGGACAAGTTTAACCGCGCTAAGTTATTTAATGTGGGATACATGGAAACCCTTGTTGACCTAAACTACGATTGCTACATATTTCACGATGTTGATTTGATCTTGGAACATAATCATCTTCTGTATGGTTGCTCTCCGGAGAATCCACGTCATTTGTCTGTTGCTATAGACAAGCACGATTACCAGCTTTTATACCCGGAGCTCTTTG GAGGCGTAACCTCGTTTTCGTCAAACACGTTCAAGAAGTTGAATGGTTACTCGAATTCATACTGGGGCTGGGGTGGAGAAGACGATGATATGTATAACAGAATTAATAAGACCGGCTTGAAAATCGAAAGAGAATCGACGTCCATAGCGAG ATATCGCATGATTCCACACGATTCGGACCCATGGAACGAACCAAATCCTCGACGCCACAAACTTCTTAACAGCAGCATTGAAAGAATGCACGAAGACGGTTTAAGCAACCTCCAGTACATA ATTATTTCGAGAATCGAGAAAAAATTGTATACAAACGTCACCGTCAACCTCATGGCTCCGAATATCAGGTACAAAATAGACGACTATAACGAAACCACCGCAGGGCTAAACCTAAACCAGTCTGAACCACTTGGTCAGGATAGTGGAAAGAGTAACACGGGAGATCAAGTAGAAAGGATACTCTTGAAAGGAGCGGCATAA